In the genome of Polaribacter atrinae, one region contains:
- a CDS encoding PID-CTERM protein-sorting domain-containing protein, with the protein MINKKYFAFIIMLAFTFVISAQSVPAPAGPPPPPPGLPIDGGLLFLVISGIIYGVKKVKN; encoded by the coding sequence ATGATAAATAAAAAATATTTTGCATTCATAATAATGCTAGCATTTACTTTTGTAATTAGTGCGCAAAGTGTTCCGGCACCTGCAGGACCACCACCACCGCCACCTGGTTTACCTATAGATGGAGGTTTACTTTTTTTAGTAATTTCAGGAATTATTTACGGAGTTAAAAAGGTTAAGAATTAG
- a CDS encoding ABC transporter ATPase: MFVDYSTITEEAKVWVYPSSRKFYPNEIEGIENKVKAFLESWKSDDENFKASYKLLYNRFIVFFAEDKDATLTNSDIDASVSFILGLQQEYEVELLDKMNACFKQGEYVQYKDLKDFKKLLKNKAVTAKSIIFDNLITTKVDFDNNWEIPLEESWYNRYL; this comes from the coding sequence ATGTTTGTAGATTATTCCACAATTACCGAAGAAGCAAAAGTTTGGGTATACCCTTCTAGTAGAAAGTTTTATCCAAATGAAATTGAAGGAATTGAAAATAAAGTAAAAGCTTTTCTAGAAAGCTGGAAATCTGATGATGAAAACTTTAAAGCTTCTTACAAACTCCTATACAATCGTTTTATTGTTTTTTTTGCTGAAGATAAAGATGCTACTTTAACAAACTCAGATATAGATGCTTCTGTTTCTTTTATCTTAGGACTACAACAAGAATATGAAGTAGAGTTATTAGATAAAATGAATGCTTGCTTTAAACAAGGAGAATACGTACAATACAAAGATTTAAAAGACTTTAAAAAACTACTTAAAAACAAAGCTGTTACAGCTAAAAGCATCATTTTTGATAATTTAATTACCACTAAAGTTGACTTTGACAACAATTGGGAAATTCCTCTTGAAGAAAGCTGGTATAATAGGTATTTGTAA
- a CDS encoding regulatory protein RecX, which produces MIKKKSFTVDELKRKLENYCVYQDRCHKEVEQKMHEYNLIPEAREMILLSLMKDNFLNEERFAKSFARGKFRIKSWGKQRIVRELKFRNISAYNIKTALKEIDEKEYLTTIYTITENRNEVISEPDIYKRKQKLIGFLMRKGFENELIFKVVTEVVS; this is translated from the coding sequence ATGATAAAAAAGAAGTCTTTTACGGTTGATGAACTAAAACGCAAATTAGAAAACTATTGTGTTTATCAAGATAGATGTCACAAAGAGGTAGAACAAAAAATGCATGAATACAATCTAATTCCCGAAGCCAGAGAAATGATTTTATTAAGTTTAATGAAAGATAACTTTTTAAATGAAGAGCGCTTTGCTAAAAGTTTTGCACGTGGAAAATTTAGAATTAAATCTTGGGGAAAACAACGCATTGTAAGAGAATTAAAATTTAGAAACATATCTGCTTACAATATAAAAACAGCCTTAAAAGAAATTGACGAAAAAGAATATTTAACAACCATCTACACCATTACAGAAAATAGAAATGAAGTAATTTCTGAACCTGACATATATAAACGAAAGCAAAAATTAATTGGCTTTTTAATGAGAAAGGGTTTTGAAAATGAATTGATTTTTAAAGTGGTTACCGAAGTGGTTTCTTAA
- a CDS encoding efflux RND transporter periplasmic adaptor subunit yields MKKIYSLLAIVLVLISCGEQKPTSVAAIISVGDLKELTAKKKEITEKLEAINADLEAINTAISEKDTLKKFPLITTFTAKEVIFKHYLEIQGNVKTKQNILIYPEMPGILQKVYVKEGQKVTKGQLLATIDDGGLGNQVAQLEATTQLAKTTYERQQRLWEQKIGSEIQFLQTKTNYESQRNSLKQLKSQQTKASIRAPFSGVIDDVMKEAGTVIAPGQGSEVFRIVNLDNMYVEAEVPERYISSIQKNKEVQIEFPVLGTSVESKVRQVGSFINPNNRSFKIEVPVENKSGNVKPNLTAKLKVNDYTDVKAILIPQSIISENANGEQFVYTIKDKKSNNEAIAERVVIKTGKTQGNFIEVLENLPAGTEIIDEGARSVNNGQTVKVINK; encoded by the coding sequence ATGAAAAAAATATATTCATTATTAGCAATCGTACTTGTTTTAATCTCTTGCGGAGAGCAAAAACCAACATCAGTTGCAGCCATAATTTCTGTAGGAGACCTAAAGGAATTAACAGCAAAAAAGAAAGAAATTACAGAAAAATTAGAAGCTATAAATGCAGATTTAGAAGCTATAAACACTGCTATTTCAGAAAAAGATACACTTAAAAAATTTCCTTTAATCACCACTTTTACAGCAAAAGAGGTAATTTTTAAACATTACTTAGAAATTCAAGGAAATGTAAAAACGAAACAAAACATTCTAATTTACCCAGAAATGCCTGGAATTTTACAGAAGGTTTATGTTAAAGAAGGTCAAAAGGTAACTAAAGGACAACTATTAGCTACAATAGATGATGGAGGTTTAGGAAACCAAGTTGCACAGTTAGAAGCTACCACACAGTTAGCAAAAACAACTTATGAGCGTCAACAACGTTTGTGGGAACAAAAAATAGGGTCAGAAATACAGTTTTTACAAACAAAAACAAATTACGAATCTCAAAGAAACTCTCTAAAACAATTAAAAAGTCAACAAACTAAAGCATCTATTAGAGCTCCATTTTCTGGAGTTATAGATGACGTTATGAAAGAAGCTGGAACTGTAATTGCTCCTGGTCAAGGTTCTGAAGTTTTTAGAATTGTAAACTTAGACAATATGTATGTAGAAGCAGAAGTGCCAGAAAGATATATATCAAGTATTCAAAAAAACAAAGAAGTTCAAATAGAATTCCCTGTACTTGGTACAAGTGTAGAAAGTAAAGTAAGACAAGTGGGTAGTTTTATCAACCCAAATAATAGATCTTTTAAAATTGAAGTTCCTGTTGAAAATAAAAGTGGAAATGTAAAACCAAACTTAACAGCAAAACTTAAGGTTAATGACTACACAGATGTAAAAGCTATTTTAATTCCACAAAGTATTATATCTGAAAACGCAAATGGAGAACAATTTGTGTACACCATTAAAGATAAAAAATCAAACAACGAAGCAATTGCAGAAAGAGTTGTTATTAAAACAGGTAAAACACAAGGAAATTTTATTGAAGTTTTAGAAAACTTGCCTGCTGGAACAGAAATTATTGATGAAGGTGCTCGTAGTGTAAATAACGGACAAACAGTTAAAGTTATCAATAAATAA
- a CDS encoding TolC family protein, which produces MKKTILVCISTCFFFIANAQEKTMTLSLKEAINFAIENSYNTKASKNDIKSAKEKVWETTATGLPQISAAVDYQNWIKQQVSLIDIDGDGTEDELVFGTKQSLNGFITLNQLIFDGSYLVGLQASRTYLKISKQANEKTELLTRETVINAYGNVLVAENSISILEGNIKILEKNLSDAKKIYENGFNEEEDVEQLEITLGNLKSQLNSVKRMKEIAYKMLNLSLGAPIETVLTLTDSLDSLTESNINLSLVSEDFSFSNHIDFKIAENDRESKRLLVRLEQSKALPSLSAFVNYGYSGYSDTFTFFKNDQKWFESSLLGVSLNIPIFSSLGRSSKTKQAKIALETADIRLEETKQRLELLAEKAKSEYQLSIENYSTAKKNVGLAERIEKKQRIKFFEGISTSFDLLQAQNQLYSQQQTYIQSMLDVIAKKAALENALNTPIK; this is translated from the coding sequence ATGAAAAAAACAATTCTGGTATGCATAAGTACCTGTTTCTTCTTTATTGCAAATGCACAAGAAAAAACAATGACCTTATCATTAAAAGAAGCTATAAATTTTGCTATTGAAAATAGCTATAATACCAAAGCTTCTAAAAATGATATTAAATCTGCTAAAGAAAAAGTATGGGAAACAACCGCAACAGGTTTGCCTCAAATTAGTGCTGCAGTAGATTATCAAAACTGGATAAAACAACAAGTAAGTTTAATTGATATTGATGGAGACGGAACCGAAGACGAACTAGTTTTTGGAACCAAACAAAGTTTAAACGGCTTTATTACTTTAAATCAATTAATTTTTGACGGATCTTATTTAGTTGGATTGCAAGCCTCTAGAACCTATTTAAAAATATCTAAACAGGCAAACGAAAAAACAGAACTGTTAACTAGAGAAACTGTTATAAATGCATACGGAAATGTATTAGTAGCAGAAAATAGTATTAGCATTTTAGAAGGGAACATTAAAATTCTTGAAAAAAATTTAAGTGACGCTAAAAAAATCTATGAAAACGGATTTAATGAAGAAGAAGACGTAGAGCAACTAGAAATTACTTTAGGAAACTTAAAAAGTCAATTAAACAGTGTTAAACGAATGAAAGAAATAGCTTATAAAATGCTAAACCTTTCTTTAGGAGCACCAATTGAAACAGTGCTTACTCTAACAGATTCTTTAGATTCATTAACCGAAAGTAATATTAATTTAAGTTTAGTATCAGAAGATTTTAGTTTTTCTAATCATATCGATTTTAAAATTGCAGAAAATGATAGAGAATCAAAACGTTTACTAGTTAGACTAGAGCAAAGTAAAGCACTCCCTAGCTTATCTGCTTTTGTAAACTACGGATATTCTGGTTACTCAGACACTTTTACTTTCTTTAAAAATGATCAAAAATGGTTTGAGTCTTCTCTTTTAGGAGTAAGCTTAAACATTCCTATATTTAGTAGTTTAGGTAGAAGTTCTAAAACAAAACAAGCAAAAATCGCGTTAGAAACAGCTGATATTAGGTTAGAAGAAACCAAACAACGTTTAGAATTATTAGCAGAAAAAGCTAAAAGCGAATATCAATTAAGTATTGAAAACTACAGCACTGCTAAAAAGAATGTTGGTTTAGCAGAAAGAATAGAGAAAAAACAAAGAATTAAATTTTTTGAAGGAATCTCTACAAGTTTTGATTTATTACAGGCACAGAATCAACTTTACTCACAACAACAAACCTACATCCAATCTATGCTAGATGTAATTGCTAAAAAAGCAGCATTAGAAAACGCATTAAACACCCCAATTAAATAA
- a CDS encoding polyprenyl synthetase family protein, with amino-acid sequence MEILHYQKDFINYLESKKWVNEPKNLYEPIDYILKLGGKRMRPILTLMAADIFSGGYEKAMPAALAIEVFHNFTLIHDDIMDDAPLRRGKVTVHEKWDLNTGILSGDAMLILAYQYFENYEPIVFQKLAKLFSKTALEVCDGQQLDVDFETRNDVTIDEYINMIRLKTSVLVAAALKMGAIVVETSEENANLIYDFGLNLGLAFQLQDDYLDTFGDPKTFGKQIGGDIIENKKTFLYLKSLDIACEEDKNKLSVFYNQNLKENSIKIKEVTQIFEQNNIPFLIKEQIKSYTEKAFETLNSMDITEKNKESLKNFGLWLMNRTV; translated from the coding sequence TTGGAGATTTTACATTATCAGAAAGATTTTATCAACTATTTAGAATCTAAAAAGTGGGTTAATGAACCTAAAAATTTATATGAGCCAATAGATTATATCCTAAAATTAGGGGGTAAAAGAATGCGCCCAATTTTAACACTAATGGCCGCAGATATCTTTTCTGGAGGATATGAAAAAGCAATGCCAGCAGCATTGGCTATTGAGGTTTTTCATAATTTTACCTTAATTCATGATGATATTATGGATGATGCTCCTCTTAGAAGAGGTAAGGTTACCGTTCATGAAAAATGGGATTTGAATACAGGTATTCTTTCTGGAGATGCTATGCTAATATTAGCTTATCAGTATTTTGAGAATTACGAACCTATTGTTTTTCAGAAATTAGCAAAATTGTTTAGTAAAACTGCTTTAGAGGTTTGTGATGGACAGCAATTAGATGTAGATTTTGAAACTAGAAATGACGTAACTATTGATGAATATATTAATATGATTCGTTTAAAAACTTCTGTTTTAGTTGCAGCTGCATTAAAAATGGGAGCAATAGTTGTAGAAACGAGTGAAGAAAATGCAAACTTAATATATGACTTTGGTTTAAACTTAGGCTTAGCTTTTCAGTTACAAGATGACTATTTAGATACTTTTGGAGACCCTAAAACTTTTGGAAAACAAATAGGAGGGGATATTATAGAAAATAAGAAGACTTTTTTATATTTAAAATCATTAGATATTGCTTGTGAGGAAGATAAGAATAAGTTGAGTGTTTTTTACAATCAAAATTTAAAAGAAAATTCAATAAAAATTAAAGAAGTAACTCAAATTTTTGAACAAAACAACATTCCTTTTTTAATTAAAGAACAAATTAAGAGTTATACAGAAAAGGCATTTGAGACTTTAAACTCAATGGATATTACAGAAAAAAACAAAGAAAGTTTAAAGAATTTTGGACTTTGGTTAATGAATAGAACGGTTTAG
- a CDS encoding nuclear transport factor 2 family protein — MKKYFLVLLVLISFYNCTLQKKVEYSPTVVVVKANVNTLLDDWHKAASEANYEDYFGKMDSLSVFIGTDATENWSKTQFADFSKPYFDKGKAWSFKPLERNIYVNEAKDFVWFDELLTTWMGTCRGSGVLEKKQNVWKIKHYVLSVEIPNNDIQAVILAKKKSDSLFLSTLNK, encoded by the coding sequence ATGAAAAAATATTTTTTAGTCTTATTGGTATTAATTTCTTTTTATAACTGTACACTTCAAAAAAAGGTCGAGTATTCTCCAACAGTGGTAGTTGTAAAAGCGAACGTAAATACTTTGTTAGATGATTGGCACAAAGCTGCTTCCGAAGCAAATTACGAAGATTATTTTGGTAAAATGGACAGCCTTTCTGTTTTTATTGGCACAGATGCTACAGAAAACTGGAGTAAAACACAATTTGCAGATTTTAGTAAACCTTACTTTGATAAAGGAAAAGCATGGTCTTTTAAACCTTTAGAAAGAAATATTTATGTAAATGAGGCTAAAGATTTTGTTTGGTTTGATGAGTTGTTAACTACTTGGATGGGGACTTGTAGAGGTTCTGGGGTCTTAGAGAAAAAGCAGAATGTTTGGAAAATTAAACACTATGTCTTGTCTGTAGAAATACCAAATAATGATATACAAGCCGTTATTTTGGCAAAGAAAAAAAGTGATTCTCTCTTTTTAAGTACACTTAATAAATAG
- a CDS encoding efflux RND transporter permease subunit yields the protein MTKQKKQVDKEFKLSAWAIHNKTTIYVLMAVLFFYGISAYLSMARENFPEVKETKIYISTAYPGNTAEDIEKLITDPIEDKVKTISNVVEVTSTSQEDYSMVIVEFDENITVELAKQKVKDELSTETSSEDWPTFNDAKVEPNVFNLSMSEEIAILNINISGDYPIHKLKEFAEYLQDDIEDLAEIKKADIRGAQEKEVEVAVDIYKMMAAKVSFNDITSAISNGNVTMSAGNFITSGQRRTVRIIGEIDKPNDLENFVIKSEFDNPIYLKDVATVSFKDKDKTTFARERGQEVVMLDVKKRAGENMVAASEQIQVIVSDAIDNYFPRDLSVTITNDQSNKTIGQVDDLVNNIIFGVILVVTVLMFFLGFKNAVFVGFAIPMSMFMSLMILNLLGYTMNTMILFGLIMGLGMLVDNGIVVVENVYRLMDEEGMNRIDAAKKGISEIAFPIIISTATTVAAFIPLGLWPGVMGDFMVLLPITLSTVLGSSLLVAIFFNSVLVSQFMSVEDVDMPIKKIAIVTGVMTAIGILILIAGGTYSAIGALMIFVAVMLWVYRLFLRGWANSFQTKVLPVLERWYESSLRFSLRGKTPYFLVIGTTILLFASFIAFGWSLGTQRTKVEFFPDNKPNQIIVYIEYPEGTDIQKTNAITKQIEEKVEGVLYADEYMDGDYNFMVESLISQVGEGAGNPQTDGGSAAEMPHKGKVTASMREYKYRRGLDSEIMRQKVQTALVGIYPGVLISVEKDANGPPAGSPINIEIEGDDYAELIHVAQRMRDFINTKSISGIDELKIDVNRDKPGMEVIVDRKKAGELGVSTGQVGQQLRASIFGNKAGVYKEDGDDYDIYVRFNKEDRYNKSAIFNQNIIFRDMASGKIKEIPVSTVATQSNNSGFSAIKHKDVRRVVTVYSALSPGETDAGAVVGKIREEMKNFKDLPKGIKIDYTGQLEEQNKQMLFLVGAFFTGLALIFFILIFQFNSVSKPGIIMLAIFLSFIGVFGGIVISGSSFVIMMTMMGIISLAGIVVNNGVVLLDYAQLLIDRKKGELEIDHEDYLDKQMLFEAIVNAGRARLRPVLLTAITTILGLIPLAIGLNINFFSLFTEYNPHIYMGGDNVVFWGPLAWTVIYGLLIATFLTLIVVPVLFYLVTLFKMWIRTKTASKEMVPQEVFTADKRIDEKNQF from the coding sequence ATGACAAAACAAAAAAAACAAGTCGATAAGGAGTTTAAATTATCTGCTTGGGCAATTCATAATAAAACAACCATTTACGTACTAATGGCAGTTTTATTTTTCTACGGTATTTCTGCTTATTTAAGTATGGCTCGAGAGAATTTCCCTGAAGTTAAAGAAACGAAGATCTATATTAGTACTGCTTATCCCGGTAATACAGCAGAAGATATAGAAAAACTAATTACAGATCCTATAGAAGATAAGGTAAAGACAATTAGTAATGTGGTAGAAGTTACCTCAACCTCTCAAGAAGATTACTCTATGGTAATTGTTGAGTTTGATGAAAACATTACCGTAGAACTTGCCAAGCAAAAAGTTAAAGATGAACTTTCTACAGAAACATCAAGTGAAGATTGGCCAACTTTTAATGACGCTAAGGTAGAACCGAATGTTTTTAATTTAAGTATGTCTGAAGAAATAGCAATCTTAAATATTAATATTTCTGGAGACTACCCTATTCATAAATTAAAAGAATTTGCAGAATATTTACAAGATGATATTGAGGATTTAGCTGAAATTAAAAAAGCCGATATTAGAGGAGCTCAAGAAAAAGAAGTAGAAGTTGCTGTAGATATTTATAAAATGATGGCTGCAAAAGTTAGTTTTAACGACATAACTTCTGCAATTAGCAACGGAAACGTAACCATGTCTGCTGGTAACTTTATTACCTCTGGACAAAGAAGAACTGTAAGAATTATTGGTGAAATTGACAAACCAAATGATTTAGAAAATTTTGTAATAAAATCTGAATTCGACAATCCCATATATTTAAAAGACGTAGCAACCGTTTCTTTTAAAGACAAAGACAAAACAACATTCGCTAGAGAAAGAGGACAAGAGGTTGTAATGTTAGATGTTAAAAAACGTGCTGGAGAAAATATGGTTGCAGCTTCAGAGCAAATACAAGTAATTGTAAGCGATGCTATTGATAATTATTTCCCTCGTGATTTAAGTGTTACCATTACCAACGATCAATCTAACAAAACCATCGGTCAGGTAGACGATTTAGTAAACAACATTATTTTTGGGGTTATTTTAGTGGTAACTGTTTTAATGTTTTTCTTAGGATTTAAAAATGCCGTATTTGTTGGTTTTGCCATACCAATGTCTATGTTTATGTCTTTAATGATTTTAAACTTGTTAGGTTACACTATGAACACCATGATTCTTTTCGGATTAATTATGGGACTGGGAATGCTGGTAGATAACGGAATTGTCGTCGTCGAAAACGTATATCGTTTAATGGACGAAGAAGGCATGAATAGAATTGATGCCGCCAAAAAAGGAATTAGCGAAATTGCATTCCCTATTATCATTTCTACCGCAACAACCGTTGCCGCATTTATACCTTTAGGTCTTTGGCCTGGTGTAATGGGAGATTTTATGGTTTTATTACCAATTACGTTATCTACCGTTTTAGGTTCATCGTTATTAGTTGCAATATTCTTTAACTCTGTATTGGTTTCTCAATTTATGAGTGTAGAAGATGTAGACATGCCTATTAAAAAAATTGCAATCGTAACAGGTGTTATGACGGCAATAGGAATCTTAATTTTAATTGCAGGCGGAACTTACAGTGCCATTGGTGCATTAATGATTTTTGTAGCAGTAATGCTTTGGGTATATCGTTTATTCTTAAGAGGATGGGCTAATAGCTTTCAAACTAAAGTATTGCCTGTTTTAGAAAGATGGTACGAAAGTAGTTTGCGTTTTTCTTTAAGAGGTAAAACTCCTTACTTTTTAGTAATTGGTACCACTATTCTTTTATTTGCTTCATTTATTGCTTTTGGTTGGTCTTTAGGTACTCAAAGAACTAAGGTTGAATTTTTCCCTGACAATAAGCCAAATCAGATAATTGTTTATATAGAATACCCTGAAGGAACAGATATTCAAAAAACAAATGCAATTACCAAACAAATTGAAGAAAAGGTAGAAGGCGTTTTATATGCTGATGAGTATATGGATGGCGACTATAATTTTATGGTAGAAAGCTTAATTTCTCAAGTTGGTGAAGGTGCGGGAAACCCACAAACCGATGGTGGTTCTGCTGCAGAAATGCCTCACAAAGGAAAAGTAACCGCTTCTATGAGAGAATACAAGTATAGAAGAGGCTTAGATAGTGAGATAATGCGTCAGAAAGTACAAACTGCTTTAGTGGGTATTTATCCTGGAGTTTTAATTTCTGTTGAAAAAGATGCAAACGGACCACCAGCCGGATCTCCTATTAATATTGAAATTGAAGGTGATGATTATGCAGAATTAATTCATGTAGCGCAAAGAATGCGAGATTTTATCAATACAAAAAGTATTTCTGGTATTGATGAATTAAAGATTGATGTTAACAGAGACAAACCCGGGATGGAAGTGATCGTAGACCGTAAAAAAGCGGGAGAACTAGGCGTTTCTACAGGACAAGTTGGACAACAATTAAGAGCTTCTATTTTTGGAAACAAAGCAGGTGTTTACAAAGAAGATGGTGATGATTATGATATCTACGTTCGTTTTAATAAAGAAGATAGATACAATAAAAGTGCTATTTTTAATCAGAATATTATCTTTAGAGATATGGCTTCTGGAAAAATAAAAGAAATTCCGGTTTCTACTGTAGCAACACAATCTAACAATTCTGGTTTTAGCGCAATTAAGCACAAAGATGTTAGAAGAGTTGTTACTGTTTATTCTGCATTGTCTCCAGGAGAAACTGATGCTGGAGCTGTTGTTGGTAAAATTAGAGAAGAAATGAAAAACTTTAAAGATTTACCTAAAGGAATAAAAATTGATTATACCGGTCAATTAGAAGAACAAAACAAACAAATGTTATTTTTAGTTGGTGCATTCTTTACAGGATTAGCGTTAATTTTCTTTATTTTAATTTTCCAATTCAACTCGGTTTCTAAACCAGGAATTATCATGTTGGCAATTTTCTTAAGCTTTATTGGTGTTTTTGGAGGTATCGTTATTTCTGGTAGTTCTTTTGTAATTATGATGACCATGATGGGAATTATCTCATTAGCCGGAATTGTAGTAAACAATGGAGTTGTACTATTAGATTACGCACAATTGTTAATTGACAGAAAGAAAGGTGAATTAGAAATAGACCACGAAGATTATTTAGACAAACAAATGTTATTCGAAGCAATTGTAAATGCTGGTAGAGCACGTTTAAGACCTGTTTTATTAACTGCAATTACAACCATTTTAGGATTAATACCGCTAGCAATTGGCTTAAACATTAACTTCTTTAGTCTATTTACAGAATACAATCCGCATATTTACATGGGTGGAGATAACGTTGTTTTCTGGGGACCGTTAGCTTGGACCGTTATTTATGGTTTATTAATAGCAACCTTTTTAACGCTAATTGTGGTGCCTGTTTTATTCTACTTAGTTACATTATTTAAAATGTGGATTAGAACTAAAACAGCTTCTAAGGAAATGGTTCCTCAAGAAGTGTTTACAGCTGATAAAAGAATAGATGAAAAGAATCAATTCTAA
- a CDS encoding TetR/AcrR family transcriptional regulator: MRDKILEKSNELFLNLGFKSVTMDEIASALGVSKKTIYKYYKNKTELVNGVTLSMFNTICHGIDGICELNLNPIDELFSIKRLVMENLKDEKSSPQYQLQKYYPKIYASLKQKQFHVMQDCVINNLKKGIESELYRNNIDLEFISRIYFNGMIGIKDKDLFPLKDYSMNSLMTYYLEYHLRGICTIKGIHQLENQLKLK, encoded by the coding sequence ATGAGAGATAAAATATTAGAAAAATCGAATGAACTCTTCTTAAATCTAGGCTTTAAGAGTGTTACTATGGATGAAATTGCCAGTGCTTTAGGTGTCTCTAAGAAGACAATTTATAAGTATTATAAAAACAAAACGGAACTTGTAAACGGTGTTACGCTATCTATGTTTAACACAATCTGCCATGGCATTGACGGTATTTGCGAATTAAATTTGAATCCTATTGATGAATTATTTTCTATAAAAAGATTAGTAATGGAGAACTTAAAGGATGAAAAATCTTCACCACAATATCAACTACAAAAATATTATCCTAAGATTTATGCTTCTTTAAAACAAAAACAGTTTCATGTAATGCAAGATTGTGTTATCAACAATTTAAAAAAAGGAATTGAATCTGAATTATATAGAAACAACATAGACTTAGAATTCATTTCTAGAATATATTTTAATGGAATGATAGGTATTAAAGACAAAGACCTATTTCCTTTAAAAGATTATTCTATGAACTCGCTAATGACTTATTATCTAGAATATCATTTAAGAGGAATTTGTACAATAAAAGGAATACATCAATTAGAAAACCAATTAAAACTGAAATAA
- a CDS encoding riboflavin synthase yields the protein MFTGIIETLGTITNITKEQDNIHLTLKSKFTNGLKIDQSVAHNGVCLTVVDINKDEYTVTAIKETLSKTNIGSLSKNDSVNLERGMKLGDRLDGHLVQGHVDQTATCIGIKNENGSTVYTFNYDASNKNITIEKGSITVNGVSLTVVNSKKNEFSVAIIPYTTENTTFKYLKLNDCVNLEFDVIGKYVSRLTNS from the coding sequence ATGTTTACCGGAATTATAGAAACACTTGGAACAATCACAAATATCACTAAAGAACAAGACAATATTCATTTAACTCTAAAGAGTAAATTTACTAATGGATTAAAAATAGATCAAAGTGTTGCACATAATGGTGTATGCTTAACTGTAGTAGATATTAATAAAGATGAATATACAGTTACAGCTATTAAAGAAACTTTAAGCAAAACAAATATTGGAAGTTTGTCTAAAAACGATTCTGTAAACCTAGAAAGAGGAATGAAATTAGGAGACAGACTAGATGGTCATTTAGTACAAGGACATGTAGATCAAACAGCAACCTGTATAGGTATTAAAAATGAAAACGGAAGTACTGTTTACACCTTTAACTATGACGCTTCTAATAAAAATATTACAATAGAAAAAGGATCAATTACTGTAAACGGAGTAAGCTTAACAGTAGTTAACTCTAAGAAGAATGAATTTAGTGTTGCTATAATACCTTATACAACAGAAAACACAACCTTTAAGTATTTAAAACTTAATGATTGCGTGAATTTAGAATTTGATGTTATTGGTAAATATGTTAGTAGACTAACTAATTCTTAA
- a CDS encoding thioredoxin family protein, protein MKKIIEKSLQDTLSYKEYRDLVSSLLAEGKATGTQQSEDLTNYSMLNDRRMKRLDKTIKISESTIAKMQEISEPQTWLVLTEGWCGDAAQNLPVIHKIAETNSLIDLKLVLRDDHEDLMNLFLTNGGKSIPKLVALDKNNNVINTWGPRPTEATKMVADYKAKHGVIDAQFKEDLQVWYNKNKGQNVQEDFIKLFTKAFATEQ, encoded by the coding sequence ATGAAAAAAATTATTGAAAAAAGTTTACAAGACACATTATCTTATAAAGAATATAGAGATTTAGTAAGTAGTTTATTAGCTGAAGGAAAAGCAACAGGAACTCAACAATCTGAAGATTTAACAAATTACAGCATGTTAAACGACAGAAGAATGAAGCGTTTAGATAAAACCATAAAAATTTCTGAATCAACCATTGCAAAAATGCAAGAAATTAGCGAACCACAAACTTGGTTGGTACTTACAGAAGGTTGGTGTGGAGACGCTGCTCAAAACCTTCCTGTAATACATAAAATTGCAGAAACGAATAGTCTTATTGATCTTAAATTGGTATTAAGAGATGATCATGAAGATTTAATGAACTTATTTTTAACAAATGGAGGTAAATCAATACCTAAATTAGTTGCTTTAGATAAAAACAATAATGTTATAAATACTTGGGGACCTAGACCTACTGAAGCTACAAAAATGGTTGCAGACTATAAAGCCAAACACGGTGTTATAGATGCACAGTTTAAAGAAGATTTACAAGTTTGGTATAACAAAAACAAAGGGCAAAATGTACAAGAAGATTTTATAAAACTTTTTACAAAGGCTTTTGCTACAGAACAATAA